The Rattus rattus isolate New Zealand chromosome X, Rrattus_CSIRO_v1, whole genome shotgun sequence genome has a window encoding:
- the Awat1 gene encoding acyl-CoA wax alcohol acyltransferase 1 — protein sequence MLPTLYVVWFILDWKTPNQGGRRSAWVRNWNIWTHIRDYFPITILKTKDLSPSQNYIMGVHPHGLLTFGAFCNFCTEATGFSKTFPGITPHLATLSWFFKIPLIRDYIMAKGVCSVSQASIDYLLSHGTGNLVGIVVGGVGEALQSVPNTTTLILKQRKGFVRTALRHGAHLVPTFTFGETEVYDQVVFHEESRMFKFQSFFRRIFGFYFCVFYGQGFHRECKGLLPYHRPIVTVVGEPLPLPQVKNPSPEIVDKYHALYMDALYKLFEQHKVQYGCSDTQKLMFL from the exons ATGCTACCAACACTTTACGTTGTCTGGTTCATTCTGGACTGGAAGACTCCAAATCAAG GTGGCAGGCGTTCAGCCTGGGTAAGGAACTGGAACATCTGGACCCACATCAGGGATTATTTCCCCATTACA ATCCTGAAGACTAAGGACCTGTCACCTTCACAGAACTACATCATGGGGGTCCACCCCCATGGTCTCCTGACCTTCGGTGCCTTCTGCAACTTCTGTACTGAGGCCACAGGCTTCTCGAAGACCTTCCCAGGCATCACTCCTCACTTGGCCACACTGTCCTGGTTCTTCAAGATCCCCCTTATTAGGGACTACATCATGGCCAAAG GAGTGTGTTCTGTGAGCCAAGCATCCATCGACTACCTGCTGAGCCACGGCACTGGAAACCTCGTGGGCATTGTtgtgggaggagtgggagaggcCCTACAGAGTGTGCCGAACACCACCACCCTCATCCTCAAGCAGCGCAAAGGGTTTGTGCGCACAGCCCTCCGACATGG GGCTCATCTGGTCCCTACCTTCACATTTGGAGAAACAGAGGTATATGACCAGGTAGTGTTCCATGAGGAGAGCCGGATGTTCAAGTTCCAAAGCTTCTTTCGCCGGATCTTCGGGTTCTATTTTTGTGTCTTCTATGGACAAGGCTTCCATCGAGAATGTAAGGGACTCCTACCATACCACAGACCCATCGTCACTGTAG TTGGGGAACCTTTGCCACTACCCCAGGTTAAAAACCCAAGCCCAGAGATAGTGGACAAATACCATGCACTCTACATGGATGCCCTGTACAAGCTGTTTGAGCAACACAAGGTCCAGTACGGCTGCTCCGACACCCAGAAGCTGATGTTCTTGTGA